A window from Dromaius novaehollandiae isolate bDroNov1 chromosome 1, bDroNov1.hap1, whole genome shotgun sequence encodes these proteins:
- the DYRK1A gene encoding dual specificity tyrosine-phosphorylation-regulated kinase 1A, with protein MHTGGETSACKPSSVRLAPSFSFHAAGLQMAGQMSHSHQQYSDRRQQNINDQQVSALSYTDQIQQPLTNQRRMPQTFRDPATAPLRKLSVDLIKTYKHINEVYYAKKKRRHQQGQGDDSSHKKERKVYNDGYDDDNYDYIVKNGEKWMDRYEIDSLIGKGSFGQVVKAYDRVEQEWVAIKIIKNKKAFLNQAQIEVRLLELMNKHDTEMKYYIVHLKRHFMFRNHLCLVFEMLSYNLYDLLRNTNFRGVSLNLTRKFAQQMCTALLFLATPELSIIHCDLKPENILLCNPKRSAIKIVDFGSSCQLGQRIYQYIQSRFYRSPEVLLGMPYDLAIDMWSLGCILVEMHTGEPLFSGANEVDQMNKIVEVLGIPPAHILDQAPKARKFFEKLPDGTWNLKKTKDGKREYKPPGTRKLHNILGVETGGPGGRRAGESGHTVADYLKFKDLILRMLDYDPKTRIQPYYALQHSFFKKTADEGTNTSNSVSTSPAMEQSQSSGTTSSTSSSSGGSSGTSNSGRARSDPTHQHRHSGGHFTAAVQAMDCETHSPQVRQQFPPPLGWTATEAPTQVTVENHPVQETTFHVTPQQQNALHHHHGNSSHHHHHHHHHHHHHGQQALGSRTRPRVYNSPTNSSSTQDSMEVGHSHHSMTSLSSSTTSSSTSSSSTGNQGNQAYQNRPVAANTLDFGQNGAMDVNLTVYSNPRQETGIAGHPTYQFSANTGPAHYMTEGHLARRQGIDREESPMTGVCVQQSPVASS; from the exons GAGGAGAGACTTCAGCATGCAAACCTTCATCTGTTCGGCTTGCACCATCGTTTTCATTCCATGCTGCTGGCCTTCAGATGGCTGGACAGATGTCCCATTCGCATCAGCAGTACAGTGATCGTCGGCAGCAGAACATAAATGACCAACAGGTTTCTGCCTTATCATACACTGACCAGATTCAGCAACCTCTAACAAACCAG AGGCGAATGCCCCAAACTTTCCGTGATCCAGCTACTGCTCCTTTGAGGAAACTCTCCGTAGATTTGATCAAAACATACAAACATATTAATGAG GTttactatgcaaaaaaaaaacgGCGGCATCAGCAGGGCCAAGGAGATGACTCCAGTCATAAGAAGGAGCGAAAAGTTTACAATGATGGCTATGATGATGACAACTACGACTACATTGTAAAAAATGGGGAGAAGTGGATGGATCGTTATGAAATTGACTCTTTAATAGGCAAAGGATCATTTGGACAG GTTGTAAAGGCTTATGACAGAGTGGAACAGGAGTGGGTGGctattaaaattataaaaaacaAGAAGGCTTTCTTAAACCAAGCCCAAATTGAAGTGCGACTGCTTGAGCTTATGAACAAACATGACACTGAGATGAAATACTATATAG tGCATTTGAAGCGCCACTTTATGTTTCGAAACCATCTCTGCTTAGTCTTTGAAATGCTCTCCTACAATCTGTATGATCTGTTGCGCAACACCAACTTCCGAGGGGTCTCACTGAACCTGACACGAAAATTTGCACAGCAAATGTGCACTGCACTGCTTTTCCTGGCGACTCCTGAACTTAGTATCATTCACTGTGACCTAAAACCTGAGAATATCCTACTCTGCAACCCCAAACGAAGTGCTATCAAGATTGTTGATTTTGGCAGTTCTTGTCAACTTGGACAGAGG ATATACCAATATATCCAGAGTCGTTTTTATCGATCACCAGAGGTGCTACTGGGAATGCCTTATGATCTTGCAATTGACATGTGGTCCCTTGGGTGTATTTTAGTTGAGATGCACACTGGCGAGCCTCTTTTCAGTGGGGCAAATGAG GTGGATCAGATGAATAAAATAGTGGAAGTTTTGGGGATACCACCTGCTCACATTCTTGACCAAGCACCAAAAGCAAGAAAGTTCTTTGAGAAGTTGCCAGATGGCACTTGGAACTTGAAGAAGACCAAAGATGGAAAAAGG GAATACAAACCACCCGGAACTCGTAAGCTTCACAATATACTAGGAGTTGAAACGGGAGGACCAGGTGGACGTCGTGCTGGGGAATCGGGTCATACTGTAGCTGACTACTTGAAGTTCAAAGACCTCATCTTAAGGATGCTTGATTATGACCCTAAGACCCGAATTCAACCTTACTATGCCTTACAGCAtagtttctttaagaaaacagcagATGAAGGTACAAATACAAGTAACAGTGTGTCTACGAGTCCTGCCATGGAGCAGTCACAGTCTTCAGGAACCACCTCTAGTACATCTTCAAGCTCAG GTGGATCTTCTGGAACAAGTAACAGTGGAAGGGCACGCTCAGACCCCACGCACCAGCATCGACATAGTGGTGGACACTTCACTGCTGCTGTTCAAGCTATGGACTGTGAAACACACAGCCCACAG GTTCGACAACAATTTCCTCCACCACTTGGTTGGACAGCCACTGAAGCGCCTACGCAGGTCACTGTTGAGAACCATCCAGTTCAAGAAACCACCTTCCACGTAACCCCTCAGCAACAGAATGCATTACATCATCATCATGGAAATAGctctcaccaccaccaccaccatcaccaccaccaccatcaccatgGACAGCAAGCCTTGGGTAGCCGGACCAGGCCAAGGGTCTACAATTCTCCAACAAACAGCTCCTCCACCCAGGATTCTATGGAGGTGGGCCACAGTCACCACTCCATGACATCCCTGTCTTCCTCAACTACTTCTTCCTCTACATCCTCCTCCTCTACTGGTAACCAAGGCAATCAAGCCTATCAGAACCGCCCAGTGGCTGCTAATACCTTGGACTTTGGACAAAATGGAGCTATGGACGTGAATTTAACAGTCTACTCTAATCCGCGCCAAGAGACTGGCATAGCTGGACATCCGACGTACCAGTTTTCTGCTAATACAGGTCCTGCTCATTACATGACTGAAGGACACCTTGCAAGGAGGCAAGGCATTGATAGAGAAGAGTCTCCCATGACAGGAGTTTGTGTTCAGCAAAGTCCTGTGGCTAGCTCGTGA